One region of Triticum aestivum cultivar Chinese Spring chromosome 6B, IWGSC CS RefSeq v2.1, whole genome shotgun sequence genomic DNA includes:
- the LOC123137160 gene encoding 60S ribosomal protein L6 has translation MAPTSKMALGIKRASRSHTYHRRGLWAIKAKHGGAFPKAEKPAAVAEPKFYPADDVKPRTVSTRKPKPTKLRSTITPGTVLILLAGRYMGKRVVFLKQLKSGLLLISGPFKINGVPVRRVNQAYVIATSTKVDISGVKVEKFDDKYFARDKKTRAKKTEGELFETEKETTKNLPSFKKDDQKAIDAELIKAIEAVPDLKNYLGARFSLRDGDKPHEMTF, from the exons ATGGCGCCGACCTCCAAGATGGCGCTGGGCATCAAGCGCGCGTCGCGGTCGCACACCTACCACCGCCGCGGGCTGTGGGCCATCAAGGCCAAGCACGGCGGAGCCTTCCCCAAGGCCGAGAAGCCAGCCGCCGTCGCCGAGCCCAAGTTCTACCCCGCCGACGACGTCAAGCCCCGCACCGTTAGCACCCGCAAGCCTAAGCCCACCAAGCTCAG GTCGACCATCACACCCGGCACGGTGCTGATCCTGCTCGCTGGGAGGTACATGGGGAAGCGCGTGGTGTTCCTGAAGCAGCTCAAGTCTGGCCTGCTCCTCATCTCGG GACCTTTCAAGATCAATGGCGTGCCAGTTCGCCGGGTGAACCAGGCTTATGTGATTGCCACATCCACAAAGGTTGACATCTCTGGTGTTAAGGTGGAGAAGTTCGATGACAAGTACTTCGCCAGGGACAAGAAGACCAGGGCAAAGAAGACTGAAGGGGAGCTGTTCGAGACTGAGAAGGAG ACCACCAAGAATCTGCCATCCTTCAAAAAGGATGACCAGAAGGCCATCGATGCTGAGCTGATCAAGGCTATCGAGGCTGTCCCTGACCTTAAGAACTACCTTGGTGCCCGGTTCTCTCTCAGGGACGGTGACAAGCCCCATGAGATGACCTTCTAA